From the genome of Methanobrevibacter sp. TMH8, one region includes:
- a CDS encoding Ig-like domain-containing protein yields NQGEKTNIKVTLKDTDGNILKGKKISLTINKRTYTATTNNKGIAVFKISGLKGGKHKFSVKFTGDNNYKALTISKIQKVNPKTDLGITSIKKLSFKKRISTYRVTIANTGSLKSKATVLALFHMRKGVKIKTKYIKIKPIAPGKKISIILSYFPDRANHRYCIAHFQVDPKNINKEIILANNKKSISLKH; encoded by the coding sequence AATCAAGGTGAAAAAACAAACATAAAGGTAACTTTAAAAGATACTGATGGAAACATATTGAAAGGTAAAAAGATTTCATTAACTATTAACAAGAGAACTTATACAGCAACTACAAATAATAAAGGAATAGCTGTCTTCAAAATATCTGGTTTAAAAGGAGGAAAACATAAATTCTCTGTAAAATTCACAGGAGACAACAACTACAAAGCTCTAACTATTTCAAAAATACAAAAAGTCAACCCTAAAACAGACTTAGGAATCACATCAATCAAAAAATTGTCTTTTAAGAAAAGAATATCAACATATAGAGTTACAATAGCCAATACTGGAAGTTTAAAATCTAAAGCTACTGTTTTAGCTCTTTTCCATATGAGAAAAGGAGTTAAAATCAAAACTAAATACATCAAAATCAAACCAATAGCACCAGGTAAGAAAATATCAATCATCCTCAGCTACTTCCCCGACAGGGCAAATCACAGATACTGCATAGCACATTTCCAAGTAGATCCAAAGAACATAAACAAAGAAATAATATTAGCTAACAACAAAAAATCAATTAGCTTAAAACATTAA